DNA sequence from the Deltaproteobacteria bacterium genome:
GTGATCGTGCGGCAGATGTTGCGCCGCGTGCGGATCAAGGAGGTCGGCGATAGCGATTTCTTGATCGGCGACCAGGTTGAGAAGTGGCGCTTCGAGGAAGCCAACGCAACGGTCCTGGAGGGTGGCGGTGAGCCGGCCATTGCTGAGCCGCTGCTGCTCGGAATCACCAAGGCCAGTCTCTCGACTGAGAGCTTCATCTCGGCCGCGTCGTTCCAAGAGACCACCAAGGTGCTGACCGAAGCGGCGATCAACGGTAAGGTCGATCACCTCGTGGGCCTCAAGGAGAACGTCATCATGGGTCGGCTGATACCAGCAGGGACGGGTTTGCTATCGTATGGCCGTATGGAGTTGGTCGCCGAGCAGCCGGAAGGGGTCGCCGATGAAGAGGCCGCCCCTGTCGTTGCGGAAGCGAGCCAGGGGTGACCTTGACAGGTGGGAGCGCTTTGCCTATTGTCTCGCTCTTCTTTCAAACGACTGGACGCGGAATAACTGGGGACTGATGCCGACGATTAACCAATTAGTGAAGCATGGGCGCGCCAAGCAGCGGCGTAAGGTTGCTGCGCCCGCCCTGCAGCGCTCGCCGCAAAAGCGCGGCGTGTGTACGCGCGTCTATACGCAGACGCCGAAGAAGCCGAACTCGGCCTTGCGGAAGGTCGCCCGCGTGCGCTTGACCAACGGCATCGAGGTCACCACGTATATCCCCGGTATTGGCCACAATCTGCAGGAGCATTCAGTCGTGCTGTTGCGCGGCGGTCGCGTGAAGGATCTGCCGGGTGTGCGGTATCACATCATTCGCGGGACTCTGGATTCGATTGGAGTTCAGGACCGAAGACAAGGGCGCTCGAAGTACGGAGCCAAACGGCCCAAGTAGGCTGGCTGGGCTCGTAGCGTAGTGTAGATTATGCCGCGCAAAGGCGAAGTACGTCGTCGGGAAGTTTTACCCGACCCGAAATATCATGATCGAACCGTGGCCAAATTCATCAATTCGATGATGGAGCGCGGCAAGAAGAGCACCGCCGAGCAGATCCTGTACGGCAGCTTCGACCTGGTGACGGCACGGGCGAAGGAAGACGCGCTCGGTATTTTCAAGCGCGCGCTCGACAACGTGAAGCCGGTGGTGGAAGTGCGGTCGCGGCGGGTTGGCGGCGCCACGTATCAGGTTCCGTCTGAAGTGCGGCCGAATCGGCGGCTCTCCCTCGGCATGCGATGGCTGGTACAGAATGCGCGGTCGCGGGGCGAGAAGTCGATGGCGGAACGGTTGGCGGGCGAGATTCTGGATGCTGCCAACGGGCGCGGCGGCGCGATCAAGAAAAAAGAAGAC
Encoded proteins:
- a CDS encoding 30S ribosomal protein S12; its protein translation is MPTINQLVKHGRAKQRRKVAAPALQRSPQKRGVCTRVYTQTPKKPNSALRKVARVRLTNGIEVTTYIPGIGHNLQEHSVVLLRGGRVKDLPGVRYHIIRGTLDSIGVQDRRQGRSKYGAKRPK
- the rpsG gene encoding 30S ribosomal protein S7 — its product is MPRKGEVRRREVLPDPKYHDRTVAKFINSMMERGKKSTAEQILYGSFDLVTARAKEDALGIFKRALDNVKPVVEVRSRRVGGATYQVPSEVRPNRRLSLGMRWLVQNARSRGEKSMAERLAGEILDAANGRGGAIKKKEDTHRMAEANKAFAHYRW